The genome window AACTTTTATCAGTTCCTCTGCCCGCTCCAGCATATCAGCCGTGATTCCCAGTGCTGCACCGACCAGGAGCCGGCCATGCTCGTCCTTGGCGGCATTGGGATATAAAATCATTTTTTCAATGTCTTTAATCGTAATAAGTCCTGCCAGATTGTTGTCCTCATCCACTAAGGGCAGTTTTTCAATCCGGTATTTAGCCATAATCCCCTTGGCCTGCTCCAGCGTTGTCCCCACCGGACCGGTAATCAGCTTTTCACTGGTCATGACTTCGGCAATCTTGCGGTTAAAATCGGTTTCAAAGCGCAAATCCCGATTGGTTAAAATTCCGACTAATTTTTTGCTGCCGGCTTTGACAATCGGCACCCCGGAAATCCGGTATTTGGCCATTAAGTCATTGGCTTCATAAACATAATGCTCCGGAGTTAAATAAAAAGGATCGATAATTACACCGTTTTCCGAACGTTTGGCCTTATCCACTTCCTCAACCTGCTGCTGAATACTCATATTCTTATGGATAATGCCGATGCCGCCCTGTCTGGCCATGGCAATCGCCATCCGGGCTTCGGTCACGGTATCCATTCCGGCGCTCATCAGCGGAATATTCAGTTTAATCTTTTTGGTCAACTGGGTCGATACGTCAACCTGATACGGTAAAACCTCGGAGTAAGCCGGTACCAGCAACACGTCATCAAAGGTAACGCCTTCTTTAATTATTTTTTCCATTTTTCCTCCTTTTTCTATATTATTCTTATTGTTTCATCTTAGTTCAACTATCAATTCAGCGGTTTAAAACCGCTGCGGAAAGCCGTTTCAAAGCATCTTTCCCGTTTACCTGACCGGGAAAGTTTTATGCCCGTACGGCAAAAAACTAATTCTTTCTTACCCTATAGAATAGCATTAAGCGCCTGTCCTGTCAATAATTATCGGGCAAGTCATTTTCAATCAGCAGCACATCACCACGCCCGATTATTTCCCGCACTTTGGCAAAACCGGCAAAAACGTCTTTGACCACAAAAATTGCATCTTCCGGGAATCCGGCCGACAGAAGACCCTCCTTGATTTTTTCGGTTTTTTTGGCACCGACCAAAATCACCGCATCGGCGCAGTCAGCCATATGCCGCCCAAAGTCGAAATGTATCTGCTCATCCTCGCTCCCCAGTTCAACCATGCCGGGTGTCATAATAAACCTTTTTCCGCCCTCAAAGCTTTTTAAAACTTCCAGCGCATTATTGGCGCCAACCGGATTGGCATTAAAGGCATCATCCAAAATATAATAATCCCCCTGCGCCTTCAGTTCCAGCCGATGCTCCACCGGCTGAGTTTCCCGAATACCGATGTCAATCTTCTCCGGGGCAATGCCCAAATACAGCCCGGCGGCAATACCGGCCGTCAAATTGGAAATATTGTGCTGGCCCAGGAGCCGGGTCTGATAACTCCGGCTTTCGCCCCGATAAGTCACCGTAAACGATGAGCCCTGCACCGATACCCTGATATCCGAAATCCGGACATCTGCCTCTTCCGCTTCGCCGTAAGTCAGATAATTAACCGCCGGATAGCGCTCCATCCCCAGAACAATGTTGGCATCATCGGCATTGACAATCACCACTCCGCTCTTGCCGACCGCCTCGGCCAGCTCAAATTTAGTCGCAATCACCCGGTCAATCGTACCGAAAGTTTCCAAATGCTGCGGACCAACCGCGGTAATCACAGCGACCTGCGGCCGCACCAAATCGCAAATTTCCCTGATATCACCGGGCTGCTTGGCGCCCATTTCCGCCACAAAGGCCTCAACTTGACCGCTGAAATACTCACGCAGCGTCCGAACTACGCCTAAAGTGGTGTTATAGCTATGCGGTGTCACCAGCGTCAAATACTGCTGTTTTAATACGTTTTCCAAAACAAACTTGGTGCTGGTCTTGCCGTAACTGCCGGTAATGCCGATGCGGATAAGTTCCGGCTGCCCCGCCAAAATCGCCTGCGCCTGCCGGTAATATTTCTGCTTAAAATATTTTTCCAGCGGCATCAACATATAGTTAGCCGCCAGCGGCAGAAAATACGCTGCAAAAATAAATACAATTTTTGCTATTTCCGAGCCCATCCCCAAAGCCTCGGCCGGCCGCTGCCAAAACAACCGCAATATCCACCATAAAACAGCCTCGGTCAGCAAAAGCAGAAGCAGCATCGCGCCATACAGCCGATAAATCCGATGAGTATAAACCAAAGGCTTTTTGGCTCTTTCTCTATTTTTGAAGCGAAAAGCCAAAGAAATCAGCGCCCATAGAAAAAACACCAGTTTCAAAGGCCAAACGCCCACAATTCGTCCTTGCAGTCCTTGCAGCCCGAAAGCAGCTGCACCAAGCACTATCAGCCCCAATCGAAAGCCGATCGGAAACTTTCGACTCAGCATTTCCTTATTTTGTGCCTTCCAGCGCTGATAGCGCTCCGGAAAGTAAGAGTTCAGCTGAAAAATATGCAAATAATAGGTATAATCCCAAAAAAGCAACAGCGTCAAAAGCAACAGCGAGAGAAAATCCAATCCTTTTCCTATTATTTCATACATCTGTCTTTCCTCCCACAAAAGCATCCATAATCGCCAGGCAGCGATTCTTTTGCTCCAAAATCGCATAATGGCTCCCGCCCTCCAGCCGAATCAGCGCTCCGTCCCGCAAAAGCCCGGCCATTCGCTGCCCGTCCGCAATCGGCGTAGCAGTGTCCTCCGTTCCCCATAACAGAATGGTTGGTGCACTGATTTGGGCAATCTCGGCCGATAAGTCTTCGTTAATCACCTTAACCAATATTTTCCGCATCTGCGGGCTGGCCTGGCGGTAATCGGCCGATCCTGAACTTTTGCGTTTCTTTTCCAGCCAGTCGGGATAGAGCTTTTGGAGCGGGCTATGCCGGTAAACCCATTTCGCAGTTTTAAACCAGGATACCCGCAGGTAATACGACAGCGGCCGGCGCGGAACCAATCCGGCGCTGCCGGTTAAAATCATTTTTTCCGGAGGCATTTTTCCGGCCAGCGCCAGTAATACCCGGCCGCCGAAGGAATGGCCGAAAACAATCGGTCTGTCCGCGCCAAGCTCTGTCAGCAAACGCCCGATACAGGCCGCATAATCCTGAGTACCCCAAACGCTTTTCGGTTCCTCGCTTTGGCCAAAGCCCGGCAAATCCACGCTGATCACCCGAAAGCGATCGGAGAAATGGTCATGCATAAACTGAAACATTTCCTTATTGCAGCCCCAGCCGTGCAAAACCACCAATGCCTGTCCCTGTCCGGTTTCCCGGTAAGATATGGTTTGATTTTCAATTTGAATCGTCATAATTTTTTCCTTTTGTTATCTGATATAGGCCTCCGCCCATGATACAGGATTGCTTGACTAATGCCGCCCTCAATCCCCGCAAACTCGGCTTCTTTCTTCTTATCATACCTATTTTACCGAAAGCTGTCAATCTGATTTTTATCCTGTTCTTTTTCGGTTTACTGCCGACCGGCGGCGTAATTCCTCCGCCGCAAGACCTTGCTCTCTTGACAAGTCCTTTAAAAGTCTTTATACTGACTTAATACTATATTTCAACTTCCCCCCCCCCTCCCTGCCCCCTGGTCGAAACGCTTCGCGTTTCTGCCCGGGCGGGCAACCTGCCTGGTCGAAACGCTTCGCATTTCTGCCCGGGCGGGCAACCTGCCTGATCGAAATGCTTCGCGTTTCTGCCCGGGCGGGCAACCTGCCTGGTCGAAACGCTTCGCTTTCTGCCCGGGCGGGCGGTCTGCCTAAAAAAGGCGGTTCCGGTTTTGCAGAACATGGGAAAGTTGAGTAATACTTTATCAAGAAAGGAATTTTGATTATGGCACAGCTGATTATTCCGGAAAATTATTCTTCCTATATTAATTTAAAAGGAACGGAAAACGCCATCAAAGCGGTCAAAGATTATTTTGAAAATACCCTGGCCTATAAATTAAACTTGCAGCGGGTGTCCGCCCCGCTTTTCCTGCCGGCCGAAAGCGGTTTAAACGACAATTTAAGCGGTTCGGAAAAAGCCATTACTTTCACTGTCGGCAGCATCCCGAATAAGCCAATGGAGATCATTCACTCCCTGGCCAAATGGAAACGGATGGCGCTGGGGCGCTATCATTATGAAACCGGCGAAGGTCTTTATACCGATATGAATGCCCTGCGCACCTTTGAGGAACTGGATAATCTGCATTCGGTTTATGTCGATCAATGGGACTGGGAAAAAATTATCGCGCCCGAGGATTGTAATTTTAAGTTTTTAAAGAAAACGGTAGAAACGATCTACGATGTATTTAAAGATACCGAACTTTTTATTTCGCACCGCTATCCCAAAATCAAACCGATCCTGCCGGAAAAAATTCACTTTATCTCCACTCAGGAATTAGAAGATAAATATCCGCAGTTGAGTCCGAAGGAACGGGAAAACCGGATTTGTCGTAAATACGGCGCTGTTTTCGTGCATCAGATCGGCGATGTTTTAGCTTCCGGTCAAAAGCATGACGGCCGCTCACCGGACTATGATGATTGGACCTTAAACGGGGATATCCTCCTCTGGTCACCAATCATTGAAACGGCAGTGGAACTTTCTTCGATGGGGATTCGGGTCAATCCGGAAAAGCTGAAGCAACAGCTGAAAAAAGCAGGCTGTGAGGACCGTTTGCAGCTGGATTTCCATAAAAAACTGGCGGCCGGTGAATTGCCGCAGACAATGGGCGGCGGTATCGGTCAGTCCCGAATCTGTATGTTTTTCCTGCGCAAAGCTCATATTGGCGAAGTTCAAAGCAGCCTGTGGCCGGAAGACATGGTTAAAATATTATCTGAGCATCAGATTACATTGCTGTAAACTATATGGTCTATCGTGCCGATACATTAATTATAAAAGGATGCGCCGCTTTTTTGTTTCCGTTTTTCAAAGCCGGTATCCCGGCAGCAGAAACAATGACGGCGCATCTATCACGAAAAAGGAGCTTTGCCGTTTGTGCTAAAAATTGTTATTTCCCTCGGGAGAACATTTTCTTTAAACAGCATAAAAAATAAAAATGAACAATACAAAAAGCACAATGCTTACCCAATTTAAAAACTTCATCCTCCTTCGAACCATTTATTCCAAAATAATCATTACCTATGCGGTTTTTGCTGTGGTTATTTTATTTTTTGTAAATTTGACGGTAACCGCGACCATCACCCGTTTGGTAGAAGATTTAATTGCCAAACGATTAGTGGCTGATATCCACTATATTGAGGATTTGATCAATCACGATTCCCAATCGGAATGGGCCATCAAAGATGGTTCTATTTATTTCGGTGATGTCCTGATTGGTGACGGCACCGAAGAAAAGGCCAATTTAGCGCCTTTTTTAGAGCATGAAAAAAATACCAAGACCTTGGCCTATGTTTTTATTTTGGATAAGGATGCCAAACTCGGCTATGTACCCGCCACCGGCAGCGCCGAGGGCTATGAGGAAGGCCATTATCTGCGGGTGGCCGGCGGCTGCAGGCGCAAATCCAGGCGCGAGCCATCAAACATGAATATTCGCCGGCTGCCGAAACAGTCACCATCACACAGGGGATATGCTTTGACCTGTTTATGCCGTACCACGGCATCGACGACTATCTGCTGTATGCCGACCGGGCGCTTTATGACATGAAAAAGATTTCCCGGAATAATTATCGGATTGTTTCGGTTGACGACACCGCATCATAAGACGGAGCCACTTCAACCTCCACATGAAAGATGCCTAAAATATTCTGTTTTGTCAACACCTCCGCAGGCTCTCCTTCAAAAATTACCTTGCCATGATATCCATATGGCAAGGTGATTTTACAGTGTCAAATATTATAAAAAATTTCAAACAATCTTTTCACATCGATCATTTCAACTCACAAATGGATACGCGATTCTTCCCTTCCGATTTGGAACGATAGAGCTCCTCATCCGCCAGCCGCATCAATTCCGAACGTTGCAGATTACAATCGGAAAACGCAATGCCAATGCTCACAGTCACACAACCATACTCCGACAAACGATGAGCAATCTTTAAATTGAAAATATCCCGACAAATCGATTCTCCCAGCTTTATATAATCTTCCTTATTTAATCCCGTACACGCACCGATGAACTCCTCTCCGCCGAAACGAGCGGACAGCCCGTTTACACGATCCATATTTTCGCGAATAATCCTGGCAACTGCTTTTAATACTTCATCTCCTTGCAAATGTCCATAAGTGTCATTATACATCTTAAAGTTGTCAATATCCATCATCAGCATGCCTGCGCTTTCTCCGCTTTCTTGGACATGTTCCAATAATTTACTGATGCGTATATCAAAATCCCTTCGACTGCTGATCTGGGTCAATCCATCCAAAGAGGAGATCCGCTCCAGCTTCTCGTTCGCCGTTTTCAGTTCCGCCTGTGTCTTAAGGTGAGATTGAATCTCTTCTTCCAACGTCCATGAGCGAACAGCATTATTCAACGCAATCGAAAGATACGGTGCCAATTCTTCCAAAAAAGAAATATGCTCCTCCGAATAGATGCCCTCTGAACGGTCTTGAATGGAACACAACCCGATCAGCTTATCCCCGACATTCAACGGCATGTAAATTGCCGACTGCATCTCCGTCTTTTTTTGAATACTTAATTCTCGTTTCAAAAAGTCGGCATAAGAAGCATCCGCCGTCGAAATCAACCGGTTTTTTCGATAACACTCGGTAAAAAAGCCGTGAGAAGCATTCATATCGATGCAAAAGTTCGTTTCCAGTACCCCATCCTGATAATACGCCACCGATCGAATGATCTCTTTCTCCGGTTCCGTCACCATGAGAATAAAGACATCGATCGGCAGGTGCATACGGATGATATTGTAAATGGAAGCCACAACCTCGTCAAGATTCAGTGAAGCGGTCATTTTTCTCCCTAATTCATTGATCAATTCGATCCTGTCATACGCCTCTTGCAGGGAATTCTTATTACGAATCGCTTCCTGTGCAATCAACTGCAGCTCCGTATTTTTCGTCATCACCGCCTGAACCTCTTCCGTATTAAGGAGAAGATTTTCCACAAGCAGAAGAGACTCGCACTGACGTCTTCGGACATCCTCCGCATCCTGCTCCATAAATTCAATATACTCTTCCGACAGTTCGTGAAAACGTTCCTGATTTCCAATATGCTTATAATAGTTCCGAAGTCCCATGCATGCATAGGCATTGGCCCATCCGCGCTCACACTTTTGCAGAGATTCAAATTCCAACAGTTCTTTGGCATAAAAGTCATAATCCAGTTGAAATTGATTGCATAGCTCAAGGAAATTCCCCAAAACGACCAACCGATAAAGCGAATTCTCATTGCCGATCATTTCGATCAATCGATAATATAAACTCTTTGCCTCATCATATTGCTCAACATAAAAAAAGTAGTACATTCTTGCCGAATAATAGGCAATCCTTGTCTCATGGCTGACCAGTTCGAAGTCTACACGATTAATTTTCTCAAATATATCCGGCACTTCTTCCAATCGCTGAAGCCGACATAAAATCTTGAGCAAATTACTCCAATACAGTACAATCTTGGAATAGTATCTCGGCTGTTCAACGCCGCCGCTCTCTAAAGTCTCAATTGCCTTCCTAAAATAATAATACGTCTTATCATTCTGTTTAAAATTATCATAAAGCATAGCGATATTATTATATGCTATCGAAGTCATTGCAATGAGACCATGCTCTTTTTCATTCCGAACAACATTGTGATAACACTCTAGCCCTCGCTCATACAGCCCTTCCGCCACATATGCCGTTCCCAATAAATTCCAGTTTGTAGACACCAGCTGCCACATTTGCAATGCCGTCGTGCGTTCGATCAACTCAATGCACAGCGGAATGGCTTTTTTCGTTTCGCTGAAAATCCCGAATAATAAAGCACTGGCTGTATCGATGGAGGCTCTGAATTGAAAATCATCCTGATAGCGTTGTTCCTCTTTCAAAATATCCAACAACTCCCGCCCCTGAGACGGTGCCGCCATGACATCCGTAATCAAATGTTGATATAATTCTTCAACATTCATTTCAACATAATTTTTACTGACCATCCCACACCTCATATCAAAATCAACCTTAAATTCATTGCTTCCTTAAAACTTTGTTATTATGTAAAATTATTATGCTGCAATCCGAATGATGACAAAACATGTTTTAAAAATCCGACATATCCTCTTTTGAAAACCAACACAGCTTCTATCGCTGCTATCCATGAAAGGAAGTTTTACCAATCTTGTGAATATATGACTATATAGCAATGTGTCTATATTACCATAATTCTTTCTCTTTTTCAATAGTTAAACGAAAAGACAAAGCATGAATAATAAAAGGATCTTTTGGAAAAACATATTTACAGCCTTTTGCGCAAATGTTATAATATTACCAGATAGCAATTATTCACTAAGGAGGAATGTATGAGCAAAATTATCGTGATTGGGGCTAACCATGCCGGTACGGCTGCGATTCGGACAATGCTGACTTTAAATAAGGATAATCAGGTTGTGGTCTTTGACCAAAACTCCAATATCAGCTTCCTGGGCTGCGGCATGGCGCTGTGGATCGGCGGCCAAATTGACAGCGGTGACGGACTTTTTTATTCCAATAAAACCGAACTGGAAAGCATGGGCGCAACTGTCCACATGGAAACACCGGTTGACCGGATCGATTTCGAGAAAAAAATTGTTTATGCGACCGGTAAGGACGGTCACAAATATGAAGAAAGCTATGATAAACTGGTGCTGGCAACCGGTTCGCTCCCCATTCTGCCCAATATTCCGGGCAAGGAGCTGGAAAACGTTCAGCAAGTTAAGTTGTATCAACACGCTCAAACCGTCATCGAAAAATTAAAAAATCCTGATATCAAGCATGTAACCGTGGTCGGTGCCGGTTATATCGGAGTTGAACTGGCAGAAGCGTTTGAACGCCATAATAAAAAAGTAACTTTGATTGACGTTTTGGAAAGCACGCTCGGCACCTATTATGACAAGGAGTTCACGGCTTTA of Lachnospiraceae bacterium oral taxon 500 contains these proteins:
- a CDS encoding alpha/beta hydrolase, with protein sequence MTIQIENQTISYRETGQGQALVVLHGWGCNKEMFQFMHDHFSDRFRVISVDLPGFGQSEEPKSVWGTQDYAACIGRLLTELGADRPIVFGHSFGGRVLLALAGKMPPEKMILTGSAGLVPRRPLSYYLRVSWFKTAKWVYRHSPLQKLYPDWLEKKRKSSGSADYRQASPQMRKILVKVINEDLSAEIAQISAPTILLWGTEDTATPIADGQRMAGLLRDGALIRLEGGSHYAILEQKNRCLAIMDAFVGGKTDV
- a CDS encoding aspartate--ammonia ligase → MAQLIIPENYSSYINLKGTENAIKAVKDYFENTLAYKLNLQRVSAPLFLPAESGLNDNLSGSEKAITFTVGSIPNKPMEIIHSLAKWKRMALGRYHYETGEGLYTDMNALRTFEELDNLHSVYVDQWDWEKIIAPEDCNFKFLKKTVETIYDVFKDTELFISHRYPKIKPILPEKIHFISTQELEDKYPQLSPKERENRICRKYGAVFVHQIGDVLASGQKHDGRSPDYDDWTLNGDILLWSPIIETAVELSSMGIRVNPEKLKQQLKKAGCEDRLQLDFHKKLAAGELPQTMGGGIGQSRICMFFLRKAHIGEVQSSLWPEDMVKILSEHQITLL